A DNA window from Aureibaculum sp. 2308TA14-22 contains the following coding sequences:
- a CDS encoding glycoside hydrolase family 2 TIM barrel-domain containing protein — MRVFLFINIILCVLISCANKSKEDVVSVYNRQILVNEKPYLIKGICYHPVPKGSNKRDFSALTQDLALMVEAGINTIRVYEPIEEIEVLDEIHESGIKVIIGFGYNQKGKYDIRSGSFINYVNKFKNHKAILLWELGNEYNYHPEWFENNIKNWYQVMNAAADLIHKNDSTHPTSTAHGELPDALALSMSPNIDVWGMNVYRWDNPKPIFKQWEIISEKPMYLSEAGGDSYMTISKDGYEKGDNEKAQADGTTKILNSIFESQEICSGVTLFSFTDGWWKAGNNKAQDIGGWAPNSTGVPYDGTPNEEYWGIVNLDRTKKKVFTIVKEKYINLNKKDN, encoded by the coding sequence ATGAGAGTATTTTTGTTTATAAATATTATTTTGTGTGTTTTAATTTCATGTGCAAACAAGTCAAAAGAGGATGTTGTATCTGTATATAATCGCCAAATATTAGTAAATGAAAAACCATATCTCATTAAAGGTATTTGTTATCATCCTGTACCAAAAGGCAGTAATAAAAGAGATTTTAGTGCATTAACTCAAGATTTAGCCTTAATGGTCGAGGCTGGTATAAATACAATAAGAGTTTATGAACCCATTGAAGAAATTGAGGTTCTTGATGAAATTCATGAGTCTGGTATAAAAGTAATCATTGGTTTTGGATACAATCAAAAAGGAAAATACGATATTCGTTCAGGGTCATTTATTAATTATGTAAACAAATTTAAAAACCATAAAGCAATATTACTTTGGGAACTAGGTAATGAATATAATTATCATCCTGAATGGTTTGAAAATAATATTAAAAATTGGTATCAGGTAATGAATGCTGCTGCTGATTTAATTCATAAAAATGACTCTACTCATCCAACTTCAACCGCACATGGTGAATTGCCAGATGCATTAGCACTATCTATGAGTCCAAATATAGATGTTTGGGGTATGAATGTTTACAGATGGGATAACCCCAAACCAATTTTTAAGCAATGGGAAATTATAAGTGAAAAACCAATGTATTTATCTGAAGCTGGTGGAGATAGTTATATGACTATTTCAAAAGATGGATATGAAAAAGGAGATAATGAAAAGGCACAAGCAGATGGAACGACAAAAATTCTAAATTCAATATTTGAAAGTCAGGAAATATGTTCTGGTGTTACACTGTTCTCTTTTACCGATGGATGGTGGAAAGCAGGTAATAATAAAGCCCAAGATATTGGAGGTTGGGCTCCTAACAGTACTGGTGTTCCCTATGATGGCACACCAAATGAAGAATATTGGGGAATTGTAAATTTAGATAGAACAAAGAAAAAAGTATTTACCATTGTAAAAGAGAAGTATATAAACCTTAATAAAAAAGATAATTGA
- a CDS encoding glycoside hydrolase family 30 protein, producing MKIVRYFLPIFFAFIVIGCTKKKESLNVEVYETSAAGNNLTRIKEFKTGDNVSIIKLNPEEEFQTITGFGGSFTESSAYLLNKLSKKNRNLILEAYFGESGAKYSLTRTHMNSCDFSISNYSYSPVADDIELNHFSIDEDKDDIIPMIKDAMSISKEGFKILSSPWTASPWMKDNNKWVGGKLLPKYYDTWALFFSKYVTAYKEEGIDIWGFTVENEPLGNGNNWESMHYSPDEMTNFVQNYLGPKLEADKHNVKILGYDQNREHLKEWVDSQFKNEETSKYFDGTAVHWYASTYDYFPEELQYAHAKAPNKHIIQSEACVDSEIPKWKDDAWYWKKEATDWGWDWAPEKDKHLHPKYAPVNRYARDIIGCLNNWVDGWVDWNMVLDTQGGPNWFKNWCVAPVIVDPEKDEVYFTPLYYTLAHFSKYIRPGATVIGLENSDKDLMVTSAQNSDGSIVTVLFNEGNVAKNINLNLNNKSIDISINGQAIQTIVIPKS from the coding sequence ATGAAGATAGTCAGGTATTTTTTACCCATTTTTTTCGCTTTTATAGTGATTGGTTGTACTAAAAAAAAAGAATCATTAAATGTTGAAGTTTATGAAACGTCAGCTGCAGGTAATAACCTAACAAGAATCAAAGAATTTAAAACAGGAGATAATGTATCAATCATAAAACTAAATCCAGAAGAAGAATTTCAAACAATTACTGGATTTGGTGGTTCGTTTACAGAATCTTCAGCGTATTTGTTAAACAAGTTAAGTAAGAAAAACAGAAACCTTATTTTAGAAGCTTATTTTGGAGAAAGTGGTGCAAAGTATTCTTTAACCAGAACACACATGAATTCGTGCGACTTTTCGATTAGTAATTATTCGTATTCACCTGTTGCAGACGATATAGAATTAAACCATTTTTCTATAGATGAAGATAAAGATGATATCATTCCTATGATTAAGGATGCAATGTCGATATCAAAAGAAGGATTTAAAATCTTATCATCACCTTGGACAGCATCACCTTGGATGAAAGATAATAACAAATGGGTTGGTGGTAAATTATTACCAAAATATTATGATACTTGGGCATTGTTTTTCTCTAAATATGTAACAGCTTATAAAGAAGAAGGAATAGATATTTGGGGATTTACAGTAGAAAATGAACCTCTTGGAAATGGAAATAACTGGGAAAGCATGCACTATTCTCCAGATGAAATGACAAATTTTGTTCAAAATTATTTAGGCCCAAAATTAGAAGCCGATAAGCACAATGTTAAAATTCTAGGATACGATCAAAACAGAGAACATTTAAAAGAATGGGTAGATTCTCAATTTAAAAATGAAGAAACTTCTAAGTATTTTGATGGTACTGCTGTACATTGGTATGCTAGCACTTATGATTATTTCCCAGAAGAGCTGCAATATGCACATGCAAAAGCACCAAATAAACATATAATTCAATCGGAAGCTTGTGTAGATTCTGAAATTCCAAAATGGAAGGATGATGCTTGGTATTGGAAAAAAGAAGCAACAGATTGGGGTTGGGATTGGGCTCCAGAAAAAGATAAACACTTACATCCAAAATATGCACCAGTAAATCGCTATGCAAGAGACATAATTGGTTGCTTGAACAACTGGGTAGATGGTTGGGTAGATTGGAATATGGTTTTAGATACTCAAGGTGGTCCAAATTGGTTTAAAAACTGGTGTGTTGCTCCAGTAATTGTTGACCCAGAAAAAGATGAAGTATATTTTACACCTCTATATTATACATTGGCTCATTTTAGCAAATATATTAGACCAGGAGCAACAGTAATTGGTTTGGAGAATTCTGACAAGGATTTAATGGTTACCTCAGCACAAAATTCTGACGGATCTATCGTAACAGTTTTATTTAATGAAGGTAATGTAGCGAAAAATATAAATTTAAACTTAAATAATAAAAGTATTGATATATCAATTAATGGACAAGCAATTCAAACCATTGTGATTCCAAAATCATAA
- a CDS encoding ComEC/Rec2 family competence protein gives MKTKYVSKNTAKFVRSGYNRKVIKAELLWGDRIKIDENVLNADGYIKCKARGNSGFIEPNSYGDESLLEVYVIDVGQGDGMLIKCPDPNKSKLGRHIMIDGGYLREKQPTFKNAADFVDWKFSKEYGADKIELDDMIISHCDADHYGGLWDLISTSPEAKDDLDTDEVKVKNFYHAGISWVRKKPKDRSLGIEQGGKLKTIFTDKQSFVNALDKNKYPQLQGEWGSFIEELIDSDAAENINILGYDSTIGGDQYMPNYAPNESDVHIKVLGPIQDKNNNDDIELFDLGSHSKNTNGNSIVLSLKYKQFKLLLTGDLNKPSQDLLSQYHDKKEFASDVAKACHHGSEKVSYKFLEHVNAAATIISSGDNESHAHPTPNLMAMAAITGFKTTYGDSLKTPLIYATEIARSMRIGTPLSANINHPKDNNIANNLVINNLSEIWVNYKRTNAGDLKAAKKLRTLDRLTVVDGIIYGLVNVRTDGNKILIAVLSEKGHKWDYKTFNSRFEEIA, from the coding sequence ATGAAAACTAAGTATGTCTCTAAAAATACTGCAAAATTTGTAAGATCAGGCTATAACAGAAAAGTTATAAAAGCTGAACTCCTTTGGGGAGATCGGATTAAAATAGATGAAAATGTTTTAAATGCTGATGGATATATAAAATGCAAAGCTCGTGGAAATAGTGGATTTATTGAGCCTAATTCTTATGGCGATGAATCTTTACTGGAAGTTTATGTAATTGATGTTGGCCAGGGTGATGGTATGTTGATTAAATGTCCTGACCCAAACAAATCCAAATTAGGACGTCATATAATGATTGATGGTGGTTATTTGCGTGAAAAACAACCTACTTTTAAAAATGCTGCAGATTTTGTGGATTGGAAATTCAGTAAAGAATATGGTGCCGATAAAATTGAATTAGATGATATGATTATTTCGCACTGCGATGCTGATCATTATGGTGGATTGTGGGATTTGATAAGTACTTCTCCAGAAGCCAAAGATGATTTAGATACAGACGAAGTAAAGGTGAAAAATTTCTATCATGCCGGTATTTCATGGGTAAGAAAAAAACCTAAAGACCGTTCTTTAGGTATAGAGCAAGGTGGTAAATTGAAAACTATTTTTACAGATAAACAAAGTTTTGTAAATGCACTTGATAAAAATAAATACCCACAACTACAAGGTGAATGGGGCAGTTTTATAGAAGAACTTATTGATAGCGATGCTGCCGAAAATATTAATATTTTGGGTTACGATAGCACAATTGGAGGAGATCAATATATGCCCAACTATGCTCCAAATGAATCTGATGTTCATATAAAAGTACTTGGTCCTATTCAAGATAAAAACAATAATGATGATATTGAATTATTTGATTTGGGTAGTCATTCTAAAAATACTAATGGTAATAGTATTGTGCTAAGTTTAAAATACAAACAGTTCAAATTATTATTAACTGGTGACTTAAATAAACCCAGTCAGGATTTATTAAGCCAATACCACGATAAAAAAGAATTCGCTAGTGATGTAGCAAAAGCTTGCCATCATGGTAGCGAAAAAGTTTCTTATAAGTTTTTAGAACATGTAAATGCGGCCGCTACAATTATTTCCAGTGGAGATAATGAATCTCACGCACATCCAACACCTAACTTAATGGCTATGGCAGCCATTACTGGTTTTAAAACCACCTATGGTGATAGTCTTAAAACCCCGCTTATTTATGCTACCGAAATTGCACGTAGTATGCGAATTGGTACACCTTTATCTGCCAATATTAACCATCCCAAAGACAATAATATAGCTAATAACTTAGTCATTAATAATCTGAGCGAAATATGGGTAAACTATAAACGTACAAATGCTGGGGATTTAAAAGCAGCAAAAAAACTACGTACCTTAGATCGTTTAACTGTTGTCGACGGAATTATTTACGGCCTTGTAAATGTACGAACTGATGGTAATAAAATTCTCATTGCTGTATTGAGTGAAAAAGGTCATAAATGGGATTATAAAACTTTTAACTCAAGGTTTGAAGAGATAGCGTAA
- a CDS encoding MFS transporter, with translation MSNQQTTVTNKVPFGQKVAFGVGMLANQMFPAALGIFMVVLVQDLGFPGWMWGIIYFFPRLFDSFTDPIMGYISDNTKSRWGRRRPYVILGGIILCISFIAMWQLYKDAGIDYNFTYFMIWSFIFYLGITIFSVPYVAMGYEMSDDFHERTDIMAVAQWIGQWAWVIAPWFWVIMYDPSWFESAEVATRTLAVWVGVIFAICAIVPGIFIKSKSTLNEDYSPLNLKSIGNSLKEIGSGFVSAFKMKPFRKLCIATFLVYNAFMTIASFSFFIIVYRLFNGDAGAAGIWPTLFGCLGALGTTFFVIPIVAKMSKAMGKKKAFLISQAISILGYLMLWFLFIPGKPYMFIFALPFFSFGIGSLFLLMMSMTADVIDLDELNTGLRREGTFGAIYWLMVKFGFAIAGGLSGVIMSFVGFDSGEAVQPEGAVDGLRLAFSGIPIIGTLIAMFVMRNYSVTEERANEIRAELDKRKSISLKK, from the coding sequence ATGTCAAATCAACAAACTACCGTAACAAATAAAGTGCCGTTTGGCCAAAAAGTAGCTTTCGGAGTCGGTATGCTCGCTAATCAAATGTTTCCGGCCGCATTGGGTATTTTTATGGTAGTTCTAGTTCAAGATCTAGGCTTTCCAGGTTGGATGTGGGGAATCATTTATTTTTTTCCAAGACTCTTTGATTCATTTACAGACCCTATTATGGGGTATATATCAGATAATACCAAATCTCGATGGGGAAGACGACGACCCTACGTGATTCTTGGTGGTATCATTTTGTGCATTTCTTTTATTGCTATGTGGCAACTTTATAAGGATGCAGGAATTGATTATAATTTCACCTATTTTATGATTTGGTCATTTATCTTTTACTTAGGAATTACCATTTTTAGTGTTCCTTATGTCGCTATGGGCTATGAGATGAGTGATGATTTTCATGAACGAACGGACATTATGGCTGTTGCACAGTGGATTGGGCAATGGGCGTGGGTTATCGCTCCTTGGTTTTGGGTGATTATGTATGATCCATCGTGGTTTGAATCTGCAGAAGTTGCTACCCGAACACTTGCAGTTTGGGTAGGTGTAATTTTTGCAATTTGTGCTATTGTACCAGGAATATTTATTAAAAGTAAATCGACTTTAAACGAAGATTATTCCCCGCTCAATTTAAAAAGTATAGGGAATAGCTTGAAAGAAATAGGATCAGGTTTTGTAAGTGCTTTTAAAATGAAACCATTTAGAAAACTATGTATCGCAACTTTCTTGGTGTATAATGCGTTTATGACTATTGCATCCTTTTCATTCTTTATTATTGTATATCGTCTTTTTAATGGTGATGCTGGTGCAGCAGGTATATGGCCTACACTTTTTGGATGTTTAGGAGCTTTGGGAACTACCTTTTTTGTCATTCCTATTGTGGCTAAGATGTCTAAAGCGATGGGGAAAAAGAAAGCCTTTTTGATATCACAAGCAATTTCTATATTGGGATATTTGATGCTTTGGTTCTTATTCATTCCGGGTAAACCCTATATGTTCATTTTTGCACTCCCTTTCTTCTCCTTTGGTATTGGAAGTCTATTTTTATTGATGATGTCTATGACTGCCGATGTTATTGATCTAGATGAACTCAATACAGGTCTAAGAAGAGAAGGTACTTTTGGGGCTATTTATTGGTTGATGGTAAAATTTGGTTTTGCCATTGCAGGGGGGTTGAGTGGTGTTATTATGAGTTTTGTAGGTTTTGATTCAGGCGAAGCCGTTCAGCCTGAAGGGGCTGTTGATGGGTTACGATTAGCTTTCTCTGGAATTCCTATAATAGGAACACTTATTGCGATGTTCGTGATGCGTAATTATAGTGTCACCGAAGAGCGTGCTAATGAAATACGTGCTGAATTGGATAAACGTAAAAGTATATCATTAAAAAAATAG
- the gldA gene encoding gliding motility-associated ABC transporter ATP-binding subunit GldA, translating to MSIEVQQISKTYGTQKALDNISFKINSGEIVGFLGPNGAGKSTMMKIITTYINASDGVVMVNGHNVAAEPMMVKRSVGYLPEHNPLYLDMYVKEYIQFNASVHKVSKERILEVIEEVGLTPEAHKKIGQLSKGYRQRVGLAAALLHDPEVLILDEPTTGLDPNQLVEIRGLIKEIGKTKTVLFSTHIMQEVEAVCDRVIIINKGQIVIDKKLNELKGDKEQVIEVEFDLRVEPQLLNQIPKLKNVENIHDNVWQLTFTTSKDMRPAIFDFAHDNGLKLLQSSVKNQDLESLFRNLTK from the coding sequence ATGTCAATAGAAGTACAACAAATTAGCAAAACTTACGGAACACAAAAAGCCTTAGATAATATTAGTTTTAAAATAAACTCAGGCGAAATTGTTGGTTTCTTAGGGCCAAACGGTGCAGGCAAATCTACCATGATGAAGATTATAACTACTTACATCAATGCTTCTGATGGCGTTGTCATGGTAAACGGACATAATGTTGCTGCGGAACCAATGATGGTCAAACGGTCCGTTGGATATTTACCAGAGCACAATCCTTTGTATTTAGATATGTATGTAAAAGAGTATATTCAATTTAATGCCTCGGTACATAAAGTTTCAAAAGAACGGATTTTAGAAGTAATCGAGGAAGTAGGCCTTACACCTGAAGCTCATAAAAAAATTGGACAATTGTCCAAGGGGTATCGACAACGTGTCGGTTTGGCGGCAGCATTATTGCATGACCCTGAAGTACTGATTTTAGACGAGCCGACCACAGGTTTAGACCCAAATCAATTGGTGGAAATAAGAGGTTTGATAAAAGAAATAGGCAAGACTAAAACAGTATTATTTTCTACACATATTATGCAAGAGGTTGAGGCGGTATGTGATCGGGTAATCATTATCAATAAAGGACAAATTGTAATTGACAAAAAATTGAACGAGCTTAAAGGCGATAAAGAACAGGTTATTGAAGTTGAATTCGATTTACGTGTTGAACCTCAACTACTCAATCAAATTCCGAAACTAAAAAACGTAGAAAACATTCATGATAATGTTTGGCAACTGACCTTTACCACATCTAAAGATATGCGTCCTGCGATTTTCGATTTTGCCCATGATAATGGACTAAAATTATTACAATCTTCCGTAAAAAATCAAGATTTGGAAAGCTTGTTTAGAAATTTGACAAAGTAA
- a CDS encoding ABC transporter ATP-binding protein, translated as MSKKQKVSFAWAFKEFIWPRKNIVLLGLFLIILRSLSGLVLPYASKNLIDEVIPSKDMQALTMLLIFVCSAILIQAITSFSLTRLLSVEAQHLISLLRAKVQKKLLTLPISFFDNNKSGALVSRVMTDVEGVRNLVGTGLVQLIGGTITAIISLVILINLNATMTFFVLVPVAIFAFIALKAFGYIRPIFRERGKINAEVTGRLTETLNGVRVIKGFNAEAQENKTFEDGVERLYLNVKKSLTATALMTSSSTFLLGLASAGIMGIGGYFIMDNTMTYGEFVSFTLFLGFMIAPIVQMSNIGSQLTEAMAGLDRTQELMNMTEEDNPEKRTVLLDGIKGDIIFDNVSFSYEENKEVLHNISLKAPSGSVTALVGSSGSGKSTIAGLAATFLNPIEGKVTLDGIDLATVNLSSFRNNLAVVLQDDFLYEGTIRENILFANADASEEELLAAVNGAYVNEFTDRFDDGLDTVIGERGVKLSGGQRQRISIARAILANPKIIILDEATSNLDTESESYIQKSLGMLMQNRTTFVIAHRLSTIQKADQILVVEDGNIVEQGKHDELIAKKGRYYDLYTYQSRI; from the coding sequence ATGAGCAAAAAACAGAAAGTATCGTTTGCATGGGCATTTAAAGAATTTATTTGGCCAAGAAAAAACATCGTATTATTAGGGTTATTTTTAATTATTCTGAGGAGTTTATCAGGCTTGGTATTGCCTTACGCCAGTAAAAATCTCATTGACGAGGTAATTCCCTCAAAAGACATGCAAGCTTTAACAATGTTGTTGATTTTTGTGTGCTCGGCCATTTTAATTCAGGCTATAACTTCATTTTCCTTGACTCGATTGTTGAGTGTAGAGGCACAACACCTTATCTCATTGTTAAGAGCCAAAGTGCAAAAGAAGTTATTGACTTTGCCCATCAGTTTTTTTGATAACAACAAGTCGGGAGCCTTGGTTTCGCGTGTGATGACAGATGTAGAAGGCGTAAGAAATTTAGTAGGTACAGGTTTGGTTCAATTGATTGGCGGAACAATTACCGCTATTATTTCCTTAGTAATCTTAATCAACTTAAATGCTACAATGACCTTTTTTGTGCTGGTGCCTGTAGCCATTTTTGCATTTATCGCCTTAAAAGCGTTTGGATATATCCGCCCCATTTTTAGGGAACGGGGAAAAATAAATGCTGAAGTAACAGGTAGATTGACTGAAACTCTCAACGGAGTTAGGGTAATAAAGGGTTTTAATGCAGAGGCTCAGGAAAATAAAACTTTTGAAGATGGTGTTGAACGTTTGTATTTAAATGTAAAAAAGAGTTTGACCGCAACTGCGTTGATGACAAGTTCTTCCACATTTTTGTTAGGCTTGGCTTCTGCCGGAATTATGGGTATTGGCGGTTATTTTATTATGGACAACACTATGACGTATGGTGAGTTTGTTTCGTTTACGCTGTTTTTAGGCTTTATGATTGCCCCGATTGTACAAATGAGTAATATAGGAAGTCAACTTACCGAGGCCATGGCAGGATTAGACCGTACACAAGAGCTAATGAATATGACCGAAGAGGATAATCCTGAAAAAAGAACGGTATTGTTAGATGGCATTAAAGGCGATATTATTTTTGATAATGTATCGTTCAGTTATGAAGAAAACAAAGAGGTATTGCACAATATTTCGTTAAAAGCACCTTCGGGTAGTGTAACTGCTTTAGTTGGTTCTTCAGGCTCAGGCAAGTCAACCATTGCAGGATTGGCAGCTACTTTTTTGAATCCAATAGAAGGTAAAGTTACCCTTGACGGGATAGATCTAGCCACAGTTAATCTGAGCAGTTTTAGAAATAACCTCGCCGTTGTATTACAGGATGATTTTTTATATGAAGGTACTATCCGTGAAAACATTCTATTTGCAAATGCCGATGCTTCTGAAGAGGAATTGCTGGCGGCGGTCAATGGAGCATATGTCAACGAATTTACCGATAGGTTCGATGATGGGTTGGACACCGTAATTGGCGAAAGGGGCGTAAAGCTGTCAGGCGGTCAACGTCAGCGTATTTCAATTGCTAGAGCTATTTTGGCAAATCCAAAAATTATCATTTTAGACGAAGCAACCTCGAACTTAGATACCGAAAGCGAATCGTATATCCAAAAAAGTTTGGGGATGTTAATGCAAAACCGAACTACTTTTGTAATTGCTCACAGGCTAAGTACCATCCAAAAAGCGGATCAAATTTTAGTTGTTGAAGATGGCAATATTGTTGAACAAGGCAAACACGATGAACTCATTGCCAAAAAGGGTAGGTATTACGATTTATATACTTATCAGAGTAGGATATAG
- a CDS encoding glycoside hydrolase family 17 protein: MESKLIKLFVIPILILAMGCGNNKKKEEKVKSTVEKKQITAAEILGNQNYLAISYGGYRERTRDIQPTIEELKDDMKILSALGIKMLRTYNVQPNLPHASNVLEAIDQLKKEDTNFEMYVMLGAWIDCLNAWTDKAPNHDLESPQNEGEIARAVSLANKYPDIVKVIAVGNEAMVRWAASYYVQPNVILKWVNHLQDLKKSGKLPSDLWITSSDDFSSWGGGDSSYHTDDLEKLIKAVDYISMHTYPYHNSHYNSEFWKVPENEENLSDMEKVDAAMLRSLEFAKKQYKNVSEFVKSIDSTKSIHIGETGWSTISSGFYGPEGSRATDEYKQGLYYNHLREWTNKTGISCFYFEAFDEQWKDAKNALGSENHFGLINLKGEAKYPLWDMVDKGIFERLKRNGKIITKTYNGNLDELMKDVMVPNTNYEK, translated from the coding sequence ATGGAATCCAAACTAATAAAGCTATTCGTAATTCCAATTTTAATATTGGCAATGGGTTGTGGAAATAATAAAAAGAAAGAAGAAAAAGTAAAAAGTACTGTTGAGAAAAAACAAATTACAGCAGCTGAAATTTTAGGAAATCAGAACTATTTAGCAATTTCTTATGGTGGTTATAGAGAAAGAACTAGAGATATTCAACCTACTATAGAAGAATTGAAAGATGACATGAAAATTCTTTCAGCTTTGGGTATAAAGATGTTGAGAACTTACAATGTACAGCCAAATCTACCGCACGCATCTAATGTATTAGAGGCCATTGACCAATTAAAAAAAGAAGATACAAATTTTGAAATGTATGTAATGCTGGGAGCCTGGATAGATTGTTTAAACGCTTGGACAGATAAAGCTCCAAACCATGATTTAGAAAGTCCTCAAAATGAAGGTGAAATTGCCAGAGCGGTAAGTTTGGCAAATAAATATCCAGATATTGTAAAAGTGATAGCTGTTGGTAACGAGGCCATGGTTAGGTGGGCTGCTTCTTACTATGTGCAACCTAATGTTATTTTAAAATGGGTAAATCATTTACAAGACCTGAAAAAATCGGGGAAATTACCTTCAGATTTATGGATTACAAGTTCAGATGATTTTTCGTCTTGGGGCGGAGGTGATTCAAGTTATCATACAGATGATTTAGAAAAATTAATTAAAGCAGTAGATTATATATCAATGCATACCTATCCGTATCATAATTCGCATTACAATTCAGAGTTTTGGAAAGTTCCAGAAAATGAAGAGAACTTATCTGATATGGAAAAAGTCGATGCTGCGATGTTACGTAGTTTAGAATTTGCGAAAAAACAATATAAAAATGTTTCCGAATTTGTTAAAAGTATTGATTCAACAAAATCAATCCATATCGGAGAAACGGGATGGTCAACAATTTCTAGTGGTTTTTACGGGCCAGAAGGCTCAAGAGCAACAGATGAGTACAAGCAAGGGTTGTATTATAATCATTTGCGTGAATGGACAAATAAAACAGGTATTTCTTGTTTTTATTTTGAAGCGTTTGATGAACAATGGAAAGATGCCAAAAACGCCTTAGGTTCAGAAAATCATTTTGGATTAATCAACTTAAAAGGAGAAGCAAAATACCCACTATGGGATATGGTTGATAAGGGCATTTTTGAGAGGTTAAAAAGAAACGGAAAAATCATTACCAAAACGTATAATGGAAATTTAGACGAACTAATGAAAGACGTAATGGTGCCAAATACCAATTATGAAAAATAG
- a CDS encoding glycoside hydrolase family 16 protein: MGKLKFGSIAIILLLGVLYSCGGDSKDMPNQEVIPSNLTLNIEIVGANQNIPYGDGLGQIKCTATATNAVKYGFKFNNGVEQKSTDGKIDFTFDEGGINEHSITAIAYSETNNSINILKSAKVFFSGKSLKLVWSDEFDTDGAPDSAKWTYDLGTGNNGWGNNEDQTYTHNSENVIVEGGSLKITAKSDGNGGYTSSRLKTENLQEFTFGRVEVRAKLPSTQGTWPAIWMLGANFDTVGWPTCGEIDIMEQTGNAKNEVLGTLHWNHNGSNASAGSKTSIANADSEFHDYALEWRENKVFIMLDDVVFYEFDNLGSLPFNKDFFIILNVAMGGTLGGDIDPGFTEDTLEIEYVRIYQ, from the coding sequence ATGGGTAAATTGAAGTTCGGCTCAATAGCCATTATATTATTGTTGGGAGTATTATATTCTTGTGGAGGTGATTCAAAAGATATGCCTAATCAAGAGGTAATTCCTTCAAACCTGACCTTAAATATAGAAATTGTTGGAGCAAATCAAAACATCCCATATGGTGATGGTTTAGGACAAATTAAGTGTACTGCCACCGCAACAAATGCTGTAAAATATGGATTCAAATTTAATAATGGCGTTGAACAAAAAAGTACAGACGGTAAAATAGACTTTACTTTTGATGAAGGCGGAATAAATGAACATTCAATAACTGCTATTGCCTATTCGGAAACCAATAACTCTATTAACATTTTGAAAAGCGCTAAAGTGTTTTTCTCTGGTAAAAGCTTAAAGTTAGTATGGTCAGATGAATTTGATACTGATGGAGCTCCCGATTCTGCCAAATGGACCTACGATTTAGGAACAGGGAATAATGGTTGGGGTAATAATGAGGACCAAACCTATACCCATAATTCCGAAAATGTAATTGTCGAAGGTGGTTCTCTAAAAATAACTGCTAAATCAGATGGTAATGGTGGTTATACATCCTCTAGATTAAAAACTGAAAACTTGCAAGAGTTTACTTTTGGAAGAGTAGAGGTGAGAGCAAAGTTACCTTCTACACAAGGTACTTGGCCAGCTATTTGGATGCTTGGTGCAAATTTTGACACCGTTGGTTGGCCTACTTGCGGAGAAATTGACATTATGGAGCAAACTGGAAATGCTAAAAATGAAGTTTTAGGAACTTTACATTGGAACCATAATGGTTCTAATGCAAGTGCCGGAAGTAAAACAAGTATTGCAAATGCTGATTCTGAATTTCATGACTACGCATTAGAATGGAGAGAGAACAAGGTATTCATAATGCTAGATGACGTAGTTTTTTACGAGTTTGATAATTTGGGTAGTTTACCTTTTAATAAGGATTTTTTTATCATTCTTAATGTAGCAATGGGTGGTACATTAGGAGGTGATATAGATCCAGGGTTTACCGAAGATACCCTTGAAATAGAATATGTGAGGATTTATCAATAA